From Bacteroidota bacterium, one genomic window encodes:
- a CDS encoding DUF5011 domain-containing protein → MKITKLFTAALIVGAGAIVLTGCGDDDLTSPVITLDGDSPMTVVLGGTYVEPGFTATDNEDGDLTLSVTSDESDVNTDMIGKYDVLYSVTDKAGNTGTETRDVWVAAVKTSYTGTYSVSETCSDGGTYTYDTSISPGSGSDEILINNFGGYGTTVNVLTTISGDLGDVLVVNYTTGGATFTGTGTLTEGTITTMKMNIDYVASDGSSSLNCDATYNRL, encoded by the coding sequence ATGAAAATTACTAAATTGTTTACAGCGGCACTTATTGTTGGTGCTGGTGCTATTGTTTTAACCGGATGTGGTGACGATGATCTTACCTCCCCCGTGATTACACTTGATGGTGATAGTCCTATGACTGTTGTATTAGGTGGTACTTATGTTGAGCCCGGCTTCACTGCCACAGATAATGAAGACGGTGACTTGACTCTTTCTGTAACATCTGATGAATCTGATGTTAATACTGATATGATTGGTAAGTATGATGTACTTTACTCTGTAACCGACAAAGCTGGAAATACAGGAACTGAAACTCGTGATGTATGGGTAGCTGCTGTTAAAACAAGCTATACCGGAACATACAGTGTTTCTGAAACATGTTCTGATGGTGGAACTTACACTTACGATACTTCTATCAGTCCCGGCAGTGGATCTGACGAGATTTTAATTAACAACTTCGGTGGTTACGGAACTACTGTTAATGTATTAACTACAATCAGTGGTGATTTAGGAGATGTATTAGTTGTAAATTATACTACTGGCGGTGCCACTTTTACAGGAACTGGTACTTTAACTGAAGGTACTATTACCACAATGAAAATGAACATTGATTATGTAGCTTCTGACGGTTCTTCTTCACTTAATTGTGATGCAACCTACAATAGATTATAA
- a CDS encoding DUF5011 domain-containing protein translates to MSKFYISSLALLFFLSSACKRPDTQAPVITLNTDTILHYLNVPYIDPGFSVADNKSSDLEKNVVVNNPVDINTYGTYTITYSVEDENGNTGTASRDVDIILNKENYYHLTYSAFDSCSSGNFIYTGLIQDCDCPQNAVTVANISNFGLSAIFTLTLSGQYNEIILMDTAKASVTFIGNAIMSTNADTLFWNYSITDSVKTEVCSSIWIKQ, encoded by the coding sequence ATGAGCAAGTTTTATATTTCAAGTTTAGCCTTATTGTTTTTTCTTTCATCTGCATGTAAGAGACCAGATACACAAGCACCTGTTATTACATTAAATACAGATACAATTTTACACTACTTAAACGTACCATATATTGATCCGGGATTTTCTGTTGCAGATAATAAAAGCAGTGATTTGGAAAAAAATGTAGTTGTAAATAATCCGGTTGATATAAATACTTATGGCACTTACACAATTACTTATTCAGTAGAAGATGAAAATGGAAATACCGGAACTGCATCCAGAGATGTAGATATTATTTTGAATAAAGAAAATTATTATCACCTTACCTATTCGGCGTTTGACTCTTGTAGCTCAGGAAATTTTATTTATACCGGATTAATTCAGGATTGTGATTGCCCGCAAAATGCAGTTACCGTTGCTAATATTTCCAACTTTGGTTTATCAGCAATTTTTACTTTGACATTATCCGGTCAGTATAATGAAATAATTTTGATGGATACCGCTAAAGCATCTGTAACATTTATTGGCAATGCAATTATGAGTACCAATGCAGACACACTGTTTTGGAATTATAGTATTACAGATAGCGTCAAAACTGAAGTATGTTCATCCATCTGGATTAAGCAATAA
- a CDS encoding FAD-dependent monooxygenase: MEVKTIAIMGAGLVGSLLSIYLKRKGYAVEIFERRSDMRLAGTAGGRSINLAISDRGWKALAGVGLEEEVRKLAIPMPGRMMHSIEGKLTYQPYGKEGEFINSVSRGGLNIVLINAAEKLGVPIHFNQRVLEINPFGNTALMQDDSSRKEYQHNSDLIIGSDGAFSMVRNSMMKTEGFNYSQLYEAHSYKELSIPSGSKAGEFLIEKNALHIWPRKSFMMIALPNLDGSFTVTLFAPTKGPESFETIVDENSLRNYFIKYFPDTLPIMPDLVNDFFTNPTGSLVTVKCFPWIVGNNLLIGDAAHAVVPFYGQGMNCGFEDCTILNDLLDSGEKDWNIIIEKFQQSRKPNADAIADLARLNFIEMRDLVADPEFLFKRKISAKIGQLHPDKFIPVYSMVSFTQLPYADALKEYTRQANVLSEIMNMPQIEEKWDKEYLDEIANKLIVKA; encoded by the coding sequence ATGGAAGTAAAGACAATTGCAATAATGGGTGCAGGTTTAGTTGGATCATTACTCAGTATTTATTTGAAGCGCAAAGGATATGCAGTTGAAATATTTGAACGCAGATCCGATATGCGGTTAGCGGGAACCGCCGGAGGCCGATCCATTAATTTAGCAATCAGTGATAGAGGTTGGAAGGCGTTGGCAGGTGTGGGATTGGAGGAGGAAGTGCGCAAACTTGCAATACCTATGCCCGGGCGAATGATGCATAGTATTGAAGGTAAACTCACTTATCAACCGTATGGCAAAGAAGGAGAATTTATTAATTCTGTTTCTCGTGGAGGATTAAATATTGTATTGATAAATGCGGCGGAAAAATTAGGTGTACCCATTCATTTTAATCAAAGAGTGTTAGAAATAAATCCATTTGGAAATACCGCACTAATGCAAGATGATTCAAGCAGAAAAGAGTATCAACACAATTCAGATTTAATTATTGGTTCTGATGGCGCATTCAGTATGGTTCGCAATAGTATGATGAAAACTGAAGGGTTTAATTACAGTCAACTTTATGAAGCACATAGTTATAAAGAATTAAGTATTCCCTCGGGAAGTAAAGCAGGTGAATTTTTAATTGAAAAAAACGCATTGCATATTTGGCCGAGAAAAAGTTTTATGATGATAGCACTGCCAAACTTAGATGGAAGTTTTACAGTAACCTTATTTGCTCCGACAAAAGGACCGGAAAGTTTTGAAACAATTGTTGATGAGAATTCTTTACGCAATTATTTTATAAAATACTTCCCTGATACTTTGCCTATCATGCCGGATTTAGTAAATGATTTTTTTACAAATCCAACAGGCTCATTAGTAACAGTGAAATGCTTTCCATGGATAGTTGGCAATAATTTACTTATTGGCGATGCTGCCCATGCAGTGGTTCCGTTTTACGGACAAGGAATGAATTGTGGTTTTGAAGATTGTACTATTCTAAATGACTTATTGGATTCCGGTGAGAAAGATTGGAATATAATTATTGAGAAATTTCAGCAAAGCCGTAAACCAAATGCGGATGCTATTGCAGATCTCGCACGACTTAATTTTATTGAAATGCGTGATCTGGTTGCTGACCCTGAATTTTTATTTAAAAGAAAAATTTCTGCAAAGATTGGTCAACTCCATCCGGATAAATTTATCCCGGTATATAGTATGGTCAGCTTCACACAACTTCCGTATGCGGATGCACTAAAAGAATATACCCGGCAAGCAAATGTGTTATCGGAAATAATGAATATGCCACAGATTGAGGAAAAATGGGATAAGGAATATTTAGATGAGATTGCAAATAAGTTAATCGTAAAAGCATAA
- the kynU gene encoding kynureninase encodes MLHNTAADYHNSIEYAKSLDLNDSLNTYRNQFHIPEINGKQAIYLCGNSLGLQPKKVKEFIDSELTDWKNLGVEGHVHAKSPWLYYHHFLEQPVARLVGASPLEVVVMNSLTVNLNLLMVSFYRPTKQRNKIIMEHMAFPSDQYAAEMQVRFHGYNPDDAIIEAKPRQGENTIRTEDIIALIDANKDSLALVLIGGVNYYTGQLFDMKMITDAAHKAGAVAGFDLAHAAGNVPLQLHDWNVDFACWCSYKYLNSGPGGVSGIFVHERHCNNVDLPRFAGWWGNAEDTRFKMIKKFIPQPGAAGWQQSNAQIFPMAIHRASLELFDTAGMDALRKKSLMLTGYLEYLIQHNNIQHLQIITPANSSERGCQLSLLTGNNGKQLFDKLSEQGVIADWRQPNVIRVAPVPMYNTFEDVWQFVQLLNK; translated from the coding sequence ATGTTACACAATACTGCTGCAGATTATCATAATAGCATTGAATATGCGAAGTCACTCGATCTCAATGATAGTTTAAATACATATCGCAATCAATTTCATATACCGGAGATAAATGGCAAACAAGCAATTTATTTATGCGGCAACTCTTTGGGATTGCAACCAAAAAAAGTAAAAGAATTTATTGATAGCGAATTAACCGATTGGAAAAATCTGGGAGTGGAAGGACATGTACATGCAAAAAGTCCATGGTTGTATTATCATCATTTTTTAGAACAGCCTGTTGCAAGATTAGTTGGTGCTTCTCCTTTAGAAGTGGTGGTGATGAATTCGCTGACTGTGAATTTGAATTTGTTGATGGTTTCTTTTTATCGCCCGACAAAACAGCGGAATAAAATTATAATGGAACACATGGCATTTCCCTCTGATCAATATGCAGCGGAAATGCAAGTGCGTTTTCATGGATACAATCCCGATGATGCAATAATAGAAGCAAAACCCAGACAGGGAGAAAATACAATTCGTACTGAAGATATTATTGCGTTAATTGATGCAAATAAAGATTCACTTGCATTGGTATTAATTGGCGGTGTAAATTATTATACAGGTCAACTATTCGATATGAAAATGATTACCGATGCTGCACATAAAGCGGGGGCTGTTGCAGGATTTGATTTAGCACATGCGGCCGGTAATGTACCCTTACAATTACATGATTGGAATGTTGACTTTGCATGTTGGTGTTCTTATAAATATTTAAACTCCGGACCCGGCGGTGTAAGTGGAATTTTTGTGCACGAACGTCATTGCAATAATGTTGATTTACCCCGCTTTGCAGGATGGTGGGGCAATGCAGAAGACACTCGATTTAAAATGATAAAAAAATTTATTCCTCAACCCGGTGCTGCAGGTTGGCAACAAAGCAATGCGCAAATATTTCCGATGGCAATTCATCGTGCTTCATTAGAATTATTTGATACTGCAGGTATGGATGCATTGCGTAAAAAAAGTTTGATGCTTACAGGATATTTGGAATATTTAATTCAGCATAATAACATTCAACATTTACAAATTATTACCCCTGCAAATTCCAGTGAACGAGGATGTCAATTATCCTTGCTTACAGGAAATAATGGTAAACAATTATTCGACAAATTATCTGAGCAAGGAGTGATTGCAGATTGGCGACAACCAAATGTAATTCGTGTAGCACCTGTTCCTATGTATAATACTTTTGAAGATGTATGGCAATTTGTTCAACTGTTGAATAAATAG
- a CDS encoding DinB family protein — protein MQQLEELKTVIDSVSLEVKNTFSNLSSEQLNRKPSPESWSIGQVLDHMIVINESYHIVVQNVRNGFYKAGWLGNRKMITDFWFNMIYKSIHPDNRKKSKTQTIWEPSESDVDADIVKQFLDQQERLKKLMDDSNDLVLSNTVIHSPAAKLITYTIGDAFKIIAAHEQRHLIQAKEVLKKILQN, from the coding sequence ATGCAACAACTTGAAGAACTAAAAACCGTAATTGATTCTGTTTCGCTTGAAGTAAAAAATACCTTCAGCAATTTATCTTCAGAACAATTAAATAGAAAGCCATCTCCTGAATCATGGAGTATCGGGCAAGTATTAGATCACATGATTGTAATTAATGAATCCTATCATATTGTTGTGCAAAATGTGCGCAATGGTTTTTATAAAGCAGGTTGGCTAGGCAACAGAAAAATGATAACTGATTTTTGGTTTAATATGATTTATAAATCTATTCATCCGGATAACCGCAAAAAATCAAAAACTCAAACAATTTGGGAGCCATCAGAAAGTGATGTGGATGCAGATATAGTAAAACAATTTTTAGATCAACAAGAGCGATTGAAGAAATTAATGGATGATAGTAATGATCTTGTTCTTAGTAATACTGTTATTCATTCACCCGCAGCAAAACTTATTACTTATACAATTGGAGATGCATTTAAAATAATTGCTGCCCACGAACAACGACATTTAATTCAGGCAAAAGAAGTGTTGAAAAAAATATTACAGAATTAA
- a CDS encoding AAA family ATPase, which produces MEPDIYNENFKLAADLVNFTSQNIFLTGKAGTGKTTFLKHIRNTSLKNMAVVAPTGVAAINAGGVTMHSFFLLPFEPFLPVRGGWDAGYANQSNLFSKVRLSKAKREVMEQLELLIIDEISMVRCDKLDATDAILRYVRKSNLPFGGVQMVFIGDMFQLPPVTKDDEWAMLKNHYESPFFFHSKVVRQFPPLHIELKKIYRQKEQQFIDLLNNIRNNTMEQNDFEILQSRYNPNFKPGKEENYITISTHNYKADAINDIELQKLPGKAYTYTGKVEGEFNENNYPTDLHLTLKENAQVMFIKNDSGEDRKYYNGKLARIKELSNDSITVITNEDNFEIELEIEEWENVKYNFNKEKNILEEELIGKFQQFPIRLAWAITIHKSQGLTFDKVIIDAGQSFAAGQVYVALSRCTTLDGMVLLSSIRSNVINTDERILNFSGNVDKEHHLHSVLDLEKNKYMSEQLIKAFDYQKIIDELTEYVTLIPEKNIPDKLETYTLAKTLLDAANAQGEIARKFKEKLPALIADYQKFQSTAFEQKVRSGVQWFAQSLTDEIIQPLFDHYNALSYASKVKTYRKEVAELVKTLQGQLKKILQARYGDLLFADVNAYEKFIPKENKVVDVKKSKPAKGDSKKESLQLYNEGLSLEEIAKMRNLAVSTIEGHLADFVLTGEVDIYKLLTESQVKELLEILEMPGVNSASDVRNKGGSSFNYSQIKAVINYKEKNKPK; this is translated from the coding sequence ATGGAGCCTGATATCTACAACGAAAATTTTAAGCTTGCTGCCGACCTTGTAAATTTTACTTCACAAAATATTTTTCTTACAGGAAAAGCAGGAACCGGTAAAACCACTTTTTTAAAACATATTCGCAATACTTCTTTAAAAAACATGGCGGTTGTTGCACCTACAGGAGTTGCTGCAATTAATGCCGGCGGTGTTACAATGCATTCTTTTTTTCTGTTGCCATTCGAGCCATTTCTTCCAGTCCGTGGCGGATGGGATGCAGGTTACGCAAATCAATCCAACTTGTTTAGTAAAGTGAGATTGAGCAAAGCCAAACGTGAAGTGATGGAGCAGTTGGAATTATTAATTATTGATGAGATCAGTATGGTGCGTTGCGATAAATTAGATGCGACGGATGCAATACTTCGCTATGTAAGAAAAAGTAATTTACCATTTGGTGGAGTGCAAATGGTTTTTATTGGTGATATGTTTCAATTGCCTCCGGTAACTAAAGATGATGAATGGGCAATGCTGAAAAATCATTATGAAAGTCCGTTTTTCTTTCATTCAAAAGTAGTGCGACAATTTCCTCCACTGCATATCGAATTGAAAAAAATATATCGGCAAAAGGAACAGCAATTTATAGACTTGCTAAATAATATCCGCAACAATACAATGGAGCAAAATGATTTTGAAATTTTGCAAAGCAGATATAATCCGAATTTTAAACCGGGAAAGGAAGAAAATTATATTACCATCTCCACACATAATTATAAGGCGGATGCTATTAATGATATTGAATTGCAAAAATTACCCGGCAAAGCTTATACATACACAGGAAAAGTGGAGGGTGAATTCAATGAAAATAATTATCCCACGGATTTGCATCTCACTTTAAAAGAGAATGCACAAGTAATGTTTATTAAAAATGATTCGGGTGAGGATAGAAAATATTACAATGGAAAATTAGCCCGAATAAAAGAATTATCTAATGACAGCATTACCGTAATTACTAATGAAGATAATTTTGAAATAGAATTAGAAATTGAAGAATGGGAAAATGTAAAATACAATTTCAATAAAGAAAAAAATATATTGGAAGAGGAATTGATCGGCAAGTTCCAACAGTTTCCAATTCGGTTAGCATGGGCAATTACAATTCATAAAAGTCAGGGACTCACTTTCGATAAAGTAATTATAGATGCAGGTCAATCGTTTGCAGCCGGGCAAGTGTATGTTGCGTTAAGTCGTTGCACTACTTTAGATGGTATGGTGTTGCTCTCATCTATTCGCAGCAATGTTATTAATACCGACGAACGCATTCTTAATTTTTCTGGAAATGTAGATAAGGAACATCATCTGCATTCTGTTTTGGATTTGGAAAAAAATAAGTATATGTCGGAGCAATTAATAAAAGCATTCGACTATCAAAAAATTATTGATGAATTAACAGAATATGTAACTCTGATTCCTGAAAAAAATATTCCGGATAAATTAGAAACCTATACACTTGCAAAAACTTTATTGGATGCAGCAAATGCACAAGGGGAAATTGCCCGTAAATTCAAAGAGAAATTACCTGCATTGATTGCAGATTATCAGAAATTTCAAAGCACTGCATTTGAACAGAAAGTGCGCAGTGGTGTGCAATGGTTTGCGCAGTCATTAACTGATGAAATTATTCAACCGCTGTTTGATCATTACAATGCACTCTCGTATGCAAGCAAAGTAAAAACGTATAGAAAAGAAGTTGCTGAACTTGTAAAAACATTACAAGGACAATTAAAAAAAATATTACAGGCAAGGTATGGTGATTTATTATTTGCAGATGTAAATGCGTATGAAAAGTTTATTCCGAAAGAAAATAAAGTAGTAGATGTAAAAAAATCAAAACCTGCCAAAGGCGACAGTAAAAAAGAAAGTCTGCAATTATATAATGAAGGTTTAAGTTTAGAAGAAATTGCAAAAATGCGCAATCTTGCAGTAAGCACTATCGAAGGTCATCTTGCGGATTTTGTGCTGACAGGTGAAGTAGATATTTATAAATTACTTACTGAAAGTCAAGTAAAAGAATTATTGGAGATTTTGGAAATGCCCGGAGTAAACTCTGCATCCGATGTGCGCAATAAAGGTGGAAGTAGTTTTAATTACAGTCAAATAAAAGCAGTGATAAATTATAAGGAGAAAAATAAACCTAAATAA
- a CDS encoding T9SS type A sorting domain-containing protein, protein MKTFYTLLIACLLIQTNAFSQVKPWPVMRNSPKLEDIKTHFDSWLESQEEKEPLLDQTENEMDGMRTKFMRWYYLMQTRLDAEGRLPDPATAAREWHEYTLAHPPINNGTRSAGWEPFGTDEVPSDGGGVGRINVVQLDPSNPDIIFIGTAGGGVWKSPDAGATWLPLTDGIPVTSIADIAIDPINTNIIYIATGDGYGYEATWQTDNDFWGGLYSAGVMKSTDGGFTWEPTGLSYLQEEMEIVQRLIIYPDDPDILLAATRNGLFRTSDGGTTWNLVENTHFHDLAINSGDADIMYAVGDQDVYKSTDAGATWSLFENNIGSAGDRMSIETTDADPDLIYLLTGNWSTYFYKSVDGGDNWTSVTSPSSKTYFYGYYDNAFAVSDVNGNLIFAGGLEIASTTNGASSWTKKSNWDSPGSSSYVHADNHAFACHPTDENIIYSGNDGGLFISFDKGGNWTDLSNGLRIAQVYRIGLCAADPTRVISGWQDNGTNLFDGTSWEEVDLSTWDGMEAIIHPTNPDTMYLSHQYGDIYRTYNGGSSWTYVAPTYGGWVTPYVMDPNNSSILYYGALGSVYKTTNAGNSWSAKPAALGNYAFALAVAPSNSDYVYAASLNVLKISTNAGDAWSDITSTLPVGTIGINYIAVNNLDEEKVYVALSGYADGEKVYYSEDAGTSWTNISGTLPNVPVNTIVYENNSPNRVYIGTDFGVFYKDDFISDWVLFQTGLPNVMIHELEINYTSNKIVAATYGRGIWQSDLAEGPVINTIVPATQYCNYESVDVSYTSTITFNPSNIFTAELSDASGSFSSPVVIGTLAGTAATGVITCIIPVDAVEGSLYRIRVNSSDYALTGNDNAFNISIGCKTPTGLTVSELADVSVTLNWNEMYCAESYDIRYREVGGTWLGLTSSTNSKVVSGLTINTEYEWSVQSVCLTSPIEITSGYSADETFNTLQTSVDNIDSELISVFPNPAKDKTVIHYSVLTPGDCSITVFDISGKEVLLVYSGWLSAGDRTIEMDCKSLSAGMYVLKLISGNTEYKTNLVIE, encoded by the coding sequence ATGAAAACTTTTTACACATTACTCATCGCCTGTTTGCTGATTCAAACTAATGCATTCAGTCAAGTGAAACCATGGCCTGTAATGCGTAACTCGCCAAAACTTGAAGATATCAAAACACATTTTGATTCTTGGCTTGAATCTCAGGAAGAAAAAGAACCACTGTTGGATCAAACAGAAAATGAAATGGATGGTATGCGCACAAAATTTATGCGTTGGTATTATTTAATGCAAACTCGTTTGGATGCAGAAGGAAGATTACCTGACCCTGCAACTGCTGCCCGTGAATGGCATGAGTACACACTTGCACATCCACCAATAAATAATGGAACAAGATCCGCAGGTTGGGAGCCTTTTGGTACTGATGAAGTACCTTCGGACGGTGGTGGTGTAGGAAGAATAAATGTAGTTCAATTAGATCCTTCTAATCCGGATATTATTTTTATTGGTACTGCCGGCGGAGGCGTTTGGAAATCGCCGGATGCAGGTGCAACATGGCTGCCATTAACTGATGGAATTCCTGTAACAAGTATTGCTGATATTGCTATAGATCCAATTAATACCAATATTATTTATATCGCTACCGGTGATGGTTATGGATATGAAGCAACATGGCAAACGGATAATGATTTTTGGGGTGGATTATATAGTGCAGGTGTAATGAAAAGTACTGACGGTGGTTTCACTTGGGAACCAACTGGTTTATCTTACTTGCAAGAGGAAATGGAAATTGTGCAACGTTTAATTATTTATCCTGATGATCCGGATATTTTATTGGCAGCAACTCGCAACGGATTATTTCGCACAAGTGATGGTGGAACAACATGGAATTTAGTTGAAAATACACATTTTCATGATTTGGCTATTAATTCTGGTGATGCTGATATTATGTATGCGGTGGGTGATCAGGATGTATATAAAAGTACAGATGCCGGTGCGACATGGAGTTTATTTGAAAATAATATAGGGTCAGCAGGTGATAGAATGTCTATAGAAACAACTGATGCAGATCCAGATTTAATTTATTTGCTTACAGGTAATTGGTCAACCTATTTTTATAAATCAGTTGATGGTGGAGATAATTGGACAAGTGTAACATCACCTTCCTCAAAAACTTACTTTTACGGATATTACGATAATGCATTTGCAGTATCGGATGTAAATGGAAATTTAATATTTGCCGGCGGACTTGAAATTGCAAGCACAACAAATGGCGCCAGCAGTTGGACAAAAAAATCTAATTGGGATTCACCCGGAAGCTCATCTTATGTGCATGCAGATAATCATGCTTTTGCTTGTCATCCTACAGATGAAAATATTATTTACAGCGGCAATGATGGTGGCTTATTTATTTCATTTGATAAAGGCGGTAACTGGACAGATTTAAGTAATGGATTACGTATTGCACAAGTGTATAGAATTGGATTATGTGCAGCCGATCCTACTCGAGTAATTAGTGGTTGGCAAGATAACGGAACAAATCTTTTTGATGGTACAAGTTGGGAAGAAGTGGACTTGAGTACTTGGGATGGAATGGAAGCAATTATCCATCCTACAAATCCGGATACCATGTATTTATCGCATCAATACGGTGATATTTATAGAACCTATAATGGAGGGTCAAGTTGGACTTATGTAGCGCCAACTTATGGCGGATGGGTAACACCTTATGTGATGGATCCAAACAATAGTTCGATTTTATATTATGGTGCCTTGGGCAGTGTTTATAAAACAACAAATGCCGGAAATTCATGGTCAGCAAAACCGGCTGCATTAGGTAATTATGCGTTTGCTCTTGCAGTAGCTCCATCCAATTCTGATTATGTGTATGCGGCCTCATTAAATGTTTTAAAAATTTCTACAAATGCAGGCGATGCTTGGTCGGATATAACAAGCACATTACCTGTGGGCACCATTGGTATAAATTATATTGCTGTAAATAATTTGGATGAAGAAAAAGTTTATGTTGCATTAAGCGGATATGCCGATGGAGAGAAAGTATACTATTCTGAAGATGCAGGAACCTCATGGACAAATATTTCAGGCACACTTCCAAATGTTCCGGTGAATACAATTGTGTATGAAAATAATAGTCCGAACAGAGTATATATCGGAACAGATTTCGGAGTATTTTATAAAGATGATTTTATAAGCGACTGGGTTTTATTTCAAACCGGATTGCCCAATGTGATGATACATGAATTGGAAATAAATTATACTTCAAACAAAATAGTTGCAGCTACTTATGGTCGTGGAATTTGGCAGAGTGATCTTGCAGAAGGTCCGGTTATAAATACAATAGTCCCAGCTACACAATATTGTAATTATGAAAGTGTCGATGTAAGTTATACTTCTACAATCACATTTAATCCATCCAATATTTTTACTGCAGAATTATCAGATGCAAGCGGCAGTTTTTCTTCACCTGTTGTAATCGGAACTTTGGCAGGCACGGCAGCAACTGGTGTAATTACTTGCATAATTCCTGTTGATGCAGTGGAAGGTAGTTTGTACAGAATTCGTGTAAACAGTTCTGATTATGCATTAACCGGAAATGATAATGCATTTAATATTTCAATAGGATGTAAAACACCAACAGGCTTAACAGTAAGTGAACTTGCTGATGTTTCTGTAACTCTAAATTGGAATGAAATGTATTGTGCTGAATCTTATGATATCCGATACAGAGAAGTTGGTGGTACTTGGCTTGGACTAACATCATCCACTAATTCGAAAGTTGTTTCTGGTTTAACAATTAATACAGAATATGAATGGAGTGTACAGAGTGTATGTTTAACTTCTCCTATTGAAATTACTTCCGGCTATTCTGCAGATGAAACTTTCAATACACTACAAACTTCTGTGGATAATATTGATTCCGAATTAATCTCCGTATTTCCAAATCCGGCTAAAGACAAAACGGTAATTCACTACTCAGTTTTGACACCGGGAGATTGTTCAATTACTGTATTTGATATTTCAGGTAAAGAAGTATTATTAGTTTACAGCGGATGGTTGAGTGCTGGAGATCGTACAATAGAAATGGATTGCAAAAGCTTATCGGCAGGTATGTATGTGTTGAAATTAATTTCAGGAAATACTGAATACAAAACAAATCTTGTAATAGAATAA
- a CDS encoding diheme cytochrome c-553 — MNYKIYGLIAIIAIAIVACQPTTKDSKNVELTEMSQDEMAVKGKYLVSILDCNICHTPKIFTPDGPVPDTSKTLSGHPADFPEAPFDQATVGAYTLANAHFSSWKGAFGTSYAANLTPDSTGLARWTEENFINAIRKGKHLGMDQQRPIMPPMPWQAYRNLPDEDLKAIWAYLQSLPPIKNAVPVYMPPVQSKM, encoded by the coding sequence ATGAATTACAAAATCTATGGCTTAATTGCAATTATAGCAATTGCAATTGTAGCATGTCAACCGACAACAAAGGACTCAAAGAATGTAGAACTCACAGAAATGTCTCAGGATGAAATGGCTGTCAAAGGCAAGTATCTTGTTTCCATTTTGGATTGTAACATTTGCCACACGCCAAAAATTTTTACTCCTGACGGCCCTGTTCCTGATACTTCAAAAACATTATCGGGACATCCTGCCGATTTTCCTGAGGCTCCTTTTGATCAAGCAACAGTGGGTGCTTATACTTTGGCAAACGCACATTTCAGTTCTTGGAAGGGTGCCTTTGGAACATCTTATGCCGCAAACCTGACACCTGATTCAACAGGTTTGGCAAGATGGACAGAAGAAAATTTTATCAATGCAATTCGTAAAGGCAAGCACTTGGGAATGGATCAACAACGCCCCATTATGCCACCGATGCCCTGGCAGGCATATAGGAATTTGCCTGATGAAGATCTGAAAGCAATTTGGGCTTATCTGCAATCGTTGCCACCAATTAAAAATGCAGTTCCGGTTTATATGCCACCGGTACAAAGCAAGATGTAA